The Pedobacter roseus genome contains a region encoding:
- a CDS encoding SDR family NAD(P)-dependent oxidoreductase, whose product MEIQNKIALVTGGSRGLGKNAALKIAAKGLGVIVTYQSKKEEAEATVNEIKALGVPAAAIQLNVGESKTFEAFFTEVKGVLKSVFNAEKFDFLINNAGIGIHASFADTTEEQFDALVNIHYKGAFFLTQKALPLLNDGSGIINVSSGLARFATPGYAAYASMKGAMETLTKYQAKELGARGIRSNIIAPGAIETDFGGGVVRDNDQLNAGIAANTALGRVGLPDDIGGVVAFLCTEDARWINAQRIEASGGMFL is encoded by the coding sequence ATGGAAATACAAAATAAAATTGCCCTGGTAACCGGTGGTAGCCGCGGACTGGGAAAAAATGCAGCCTTAAAAATTGCTGCAAAAGGACTTGGTGTAATTGTTACCTATCAATCAAAAAAAGAAGAAGCAGAAGCTACCGTTAACGAAATAAAAGCGTTAGGTGTACCTGCAGCTGCTATACAATTGAATGTAGGCGAATCTAAAACTTTTGAGGCCTTTTTTACAGAAGTTAAAGGCGTGCTAAAATCTGTTTTCAACGCAGAAAAATTCGACTTCCTGATCAATAATGCGGGGATTGGGATCCACGCTTCATTTGCTGATACTACTGAAGAACAATTTGATGCCCTGGTAAACATCCATTATAAAGGAGCTTTCTTTTTAACCCAGAAAGCCTTGCCATTATTAAATGATGGCAGCGGAATCATTAATGTTTCATCGGGATTAGCACGTTTTGCAACTCCGGGATATGCGGCCTATGCTTCGATGAAAGGCGCCATGGAAACCTTAACAAAATACCAGGCCAAAGAATTGGGTGCAAGAGGAATCAGATCGAACATTATTGCTCCAGGCGCTATAGAAACCGATTTTGGCGGTGGTGTGGTCCGCGATAACGATCAACTTAACGCCGGGATAGCTGCCAATACCGCTTTAGGCCGTGTAGGTTTACCAGATGATATTGGTGGTGTAGTAGCATTTTTATGTACCGAAGATGCGAGATGGATTAATGCACAGCGCATTGAAGCATCGGGTGGTATGTTTTTATAG
- a CDS encoding fumarylacetoacetate hydrolase family protein: MKLVSYKTEDREHLGVFVNGHIYNLNSCDKLIPDNMNEFLHGGEVLMERAKLIDDQIKEGSLEAKEEIFYEILAPVPHPTSCRDGYAFRQHVAAARRNRKVDMIPQFDEYPIFYFTNHNAIQGTGEIECMPDHFDKLDFELELAVVIGKKGRNIKAAEADEYIAGYMVMNDMSARTLQMEEMLLNLGPAKGKDFSTVIGPWLVTPDELIQYKVAPKEGHVGNAYDLKMTCRVNGIEVSKGNAADMDWTFAEIIERCAYGVDILPGDVIGSGTVGTGCFLELNGTGLLNDPNYKVQWLQPGDVVEMEITGLGALTNTITRADTDFSILALKK, from the coding sequence ATGAAACTAGTATCCTATAAAACCGAAGACAGAGAGCATCTTGGTGTATTTGTAAATGGGCATATCTATAATTTAAATAGCTGCGATAAGCTTATTCCTGACAACATGAACGAATTTTTGCATGGGGGAGAGGTATTAATGGAAAGGGCAAAACTCATTGATGATCAGATTAAAGAAGGAAGCCTGGAGGCCAAGGAAGAAATTTTTTACGAAATTTTAGCTCCTGTTCCGCACCCCACCAGTTGTCGTGATGGATACGCCTTCAGGCAGCACGTTGCAGCGGCGCGTAGGAACCGCAAAGTTGATATGATCCCTCAGTTTGATGAATACCCGATTTTTTATTTTACCAACCACAATGCCATTCAGGGTACAGGCGAAATTGAGTGTATGCCCGATCACTTCGATAAACTCGATTTCGAACTTGAACTGGCTGTTGTTATTGGTAAAAAAGGAAGAAATATAAAAGCTGCAGAGGCTGATGAATACATTGCAGGTTATATGGTAATGAATGATATGAGTGCCCGCACCTTGCAGATGGAAGAAATGCTGTTGAACTTAGGACCTGCCAAAGGAAAAGATTTTTCAACCGTGATAGGTCCCTGGTTGGTAACCCCGGATGAATTGATACAGTACAAAGTTGCCCCTAAAGAAGGACATGTAGGTAATGCTTACGACCTAAAGATGACTTGCCGCGTAAATGGCATCGAAGTTTCAAAAGGAAACGCCGCCGATATGGACTGGACTTTCGCCGAAATTATTGAACGCTGCGCTTACGGTGTAGATATTCTTCCAGGAGATGTAATTGGTTCCGGAACAGTTGGAACAGGTTGTTTTTTAGAGCTGAACGGTACCGGTTTATTAAACGATCCTAACTATAAAGTGCAGTGGTTACAGCCTGGCGATGTTGTTGAAATGGAAATAACAGGCTTGGGTGCCTTAACCAATACCATTACCAGGGCTGATACGGATTTTTCAATTTTGGCCTTAAAGAAGTAA
- a CDS encoding CAP domain-containing protein has protein sequence MRKVLLPTFLFLIIVTAANAQKWTDAEFRRANTAANASYLTNEEKNVVMYMNLIRIDGEKFYYTFLEDYINNYNAKVKQYRNYNELRITRNNSYYTSLLKHLRGIKNLQVFYPDDKLTALSRSHAQDLNRNNLDTHESSNGDKFSKRLSKYFPNKAMSENIDFGYSNSLDIVCHLLLDCGVPSLGHRFNLLDQKFKLNTVGVSIQPHPSYTWCAVIDFVAQPASYSNNK, from the coding sequence ATGCGTAAAGTACTTCTACCTACCTTTTTATTTTTAATTATTGTTACCGCTGCAAATGCCCAAAAATGGACAGATGCGGAGTTCCGCAGGGCTAATACCGCAGCAAATGCTTCTTATTTAACCAACGAAGAGAAAAATGTGGTGATGTATATGAACCTGATCCGCATTGATGGCGAAAAGTTCTATTACACTTTTTTAGAAGATTACATTAACAACTACAACGCTAAAGTAAAGCAATACAGAAATTACAATGAACTGCGGATTACCCGCAACAATAGCTATTATACCTCTTTACTGAAGCATTTAAGAGGTATAAAAAATCTGCAGGTATTTTACCCTGATGATAAATTAACCGCTTTAAGCCGCAGCCATGCCCAGGATCTGAACAGAAATAACCTCGATACACACGAAAGCAGCAACGGCGATAAATTTTCAAAACGCCTATCCAAATATTTCCCGAATAAAGCCATGAGCGAAAATATCGACTTTGGTTATTCGAACAGTTTGGATATTGTTTGCCATTTATTGTTAGATTGTGGCGTACCATCGCTTGGTCACCGGTTTAACTTGCTCGATCAAAAATTTAAACTGAATACTGTTGGCGTAAGCATACAGCCGCATCCATCCTACACCTGGTGTGCAGTAATCGACTTTGTTGCACAACCCGCATCTTACAGCAACAACAAGTAA
- the hppD gene encoding 4-hydroxyphenylpyruvate dioxygenase, which produces METQTFAEKIAKAPDFLPINGTDYIEFYVGNAKQAAHYYKTAFGFQSLAYAGPETGVRDRSSYVLQQGKIRLILTTALKSDHPISEHVKKHGDGVKVLALWVDDAYSAFEETTKRGAKPYMEPKTLTDEHGEVKMSGIYTYGETVHMFIERKNYTGTFMPGYRVWESDYQPADAGLLYIDHCVGNVGWNRMNEAVQWYEDVMGFVNILSFDDKQINTEYSALMSKVMSNGNGFSKFPINEPAEGKKKSQIEEYLEYYEGEGVQHIAVATKDIVKTVRELKSRGVEFLSAPPEAYYDMMPQRVGKIDEEISLLESLGILVDCDEEGYLLQIFTKPVEDRPTLFFEIIQRKGAQSFGAGNFKALFESLEREQELRGNL; this is translated from the coding sequence ATGGAAACACAAACATTCGCAGAAAAGATAGCTAAGGCACCAGATTTTTTGCCAATTAACGGAACAGATTATATTGAATTTTACGTGGGTAATGCCAAGCAGGCCGCTCATTATTATAAAACGGCATTTGGTTTTCAAAGTTTGGCCTACGCCGGACCAGAAACTGGTGTGCGCGACCGCTCATCTTACGTATTACAGCAGGGAAAAATCAGGTTGATTTTAACCACGGCATTAAAATCTGATCATCCGATTTCAGAGCATGTAAAAAAACACGGCGATGGGGTAAAAGTATTGGCCCTATGGGTTGATGATGCTTACAGCGCGTTTGAAGAAACTACAAAACGTGGCGCTAAACCATACATGGAGCCTAAAACTTTAACAGATGAACATGGTGAAGTTAAAATGAGTGGTATATACACTTATGGCGAAACGGTGCACATGTTTATTGAGCGTAAAAACTATACCGGAACTTTTATGCCAGGTTACCGTGTTTGGGAAAGCGATTATCAGCCAGCTGATGCGGGTCTTTTATATATCGACCACTGTGTGGGTAATGTGGGATGGAACCGTATGAATGAAGCTGTACAATGGTATGAGGATGTAATGGGTTTTGTAAACATCCTTTCTTTTGACGATAAACAGATCAACACCGAATATTCGGCTTTAATGAGCAAGGTGATGAGTAATGGCAATGGCTTTTCAAAATTCCCGATCAACGAACCTGCTGAAGGTAAAAAGAAATCGCAGATTGAAGAATACCTTGAATATTATGAAGGTGAAGGCGTTCAACATATTGCTGTGGCTACAAAAGATATTGTAAAAACCGTTAGAGAGCTAAAATCGCGTGGTGTAGAATTTTTAAGTGCTCCACCGGAAGCCTATTATGATATGATGCCACAACGTGTGGGTAAAATTGACGAAGAAATATCGTTATTGGAGAGCCTGGGCATTTTGGTTGATTGTGATGAAGAAGGTTACCTTTTACAGATTTTCACCAAGCCAGTTGAAGACCGCCCTACCCTTTTCTTTGAGATTATTCAGCGTAAAGGTGCACAGAGTTTTGGCGCGGGTAACTTTAAAGCATTATTCGAATCGTTAGAGCGTGAGCAGGAATTAAGAGGCAACTTATAA
- a CDS encoding SDR family oxidoreductase, which yields MNIIITGASSGIGFETALEFSLHKENKIVAIARSADKLRKLLEIARGINPDCTLLPVEFDIVNDDYAALIPFLKERLGTIDILINNAGALINKPFLETTEADLGEMLQSNVISHFRMIQNLLPLMQSGSHIVNIGSMGGFQGSVKFPGLSAYSASKAALHTLTECLAFELAETGIKINCLALGSAQTEMLETAFPGYQSPVMAFEMGKYVADFAKTGQKFFNGKILPVAVTTP from the coding sequence ATGAACATTATAATTACAGGTGCCAGTAGCGGAATCGGTTTCGAAACCGCTTTAGAGTTTAGCTTACATAAAGAAAACAAGATTGTTGCCATTGCCCGTTCGGCAGATAAACTGCGTAAACTGCTGGAGATTGCCCGCGGCATTAATCCCGATTGCACACTTTTACCTGTCGAATTTGATATTGTAAACGATGATTATGCCGCGCTGATCCCTTTTTTAAAAGAGCGTTTGGGTACAATCGATATCCTGATTAACAATGCGGGTGCTTTAATTAACAAACCTTTTTTAGAAACCACCGAGGCTGATTTGGGCGAGATGCTGCAGAGCAATGTAATCTCGCATTTCAGGATGATCCAGAATCTTTTACCTTTAATGCAAAGCGGAAGCCATATCGTCAACATCGGCAGTATGGGTGGCTTTCAGGGAAGTGTTAAATTCCCGGGGCTTTCTGCTTATTCGGCAAGTAAAGCAGCCTTACATACTTTAACCGAATGTTTGGCCTTTGAATTGGCTGAAACCGGAATCAAGATTAACTGCCTTGCCTTAGGATCGGCACAGACTGAAATGCTTGAAACTGCTTTTCCAGGTTACCAAAGTCCGGTGATGGCTTTCGAAATGGGGAAATATGTAGCTGATTTTGCAAAAACCGGACAGAAATTTTTTAACGGAAAAATTTTACCCGTAGCAGTTACTACACCATAA
- a CDS encoding YdeI/OmpD-associated family protein, with product MHTIVQVDQYIINSAEFAIPILDHLRNLVHKADARIEEKIKWGMPFFDYKGTVCHMASFKHHCAFGFWKGSLMNDEYGIFKERSEAMGLLGKITSFKDLPSDEILIAYIQQAIKLNEDNVKLPQKPKSLQNKALIIPEYFMEALNEVPEALAVFQNFSPSNKKDYILWLEEAKTEATRIKRLETTLEWLAEGKTRMWKYKK from the coding sequence ATGCATACAATTGTTCAGGTAGACCAATACATTATCAATTCGGCAGAATTTGCCATTCCGATTTTGGATCATTTAAGAAATCTGGTGCATAAGGCCGATGCCCGTATTGAGGAAAAAATTAAATGGGGGATGCCTTTCTTCGATTATAAAGGCACGGTTTGTCACATGGCTTCTTTCAAACATCATTGTGCCTTTGGCTTTTGGAAAGGATCATTAATGAACGATGAATACGGTATTTTTAAAGAACGTTCGGAAGCCATGGGTTTATTGGGCAAAATAACATCTTTTAAAGATTTACCTTCCGACGAAATCCTGATCGCCTACATTCAACAGGCCATTAAATTAAATGAGGATAATGTAAAACTTCCACAAAAACCAAAATCTTTACAGAATAAAGCACTTATTATCCCTGAATATTTTATGGAAGCCTTAAATGAAGTTCCTGAAGCTTTAGCGGTATTCCAGAATTTCAGTCCTTCCAACAAAAAAGATTATATTTTGTGGCTTGAGGAAGCTAAAACAGAAGCAACCAGAATTAAAAGACTGGAAACCACTTTAGAATGGCTTGCCGAAGGTAAAACGAGAATGTGGAAATATAAAAAGTAA
- a CDS encoding C40 family peptidase, which produces MKKIIIVISFFILSATAGKAQTILPAQYQELVKQLVANLPKNVTVTENNSSTSSTSLIDFAKSMLGIPYRYATSNPKVGFDCSGFVSYVFSNFGFKVPRSSREFSYAGKETSLENAKVGDVLIFTGSNSRIRRIGHVGIVYSIDENGIKFIHASSGKAHQVTITDLDGHYKARFMKIVSIL; this is translated from the coding sequence ATGAAGAAAATTATAATTGTCATTTCGTTTTTCATTTTGTCTGCCACCGCAGGAAAAGCCCAAACCATCTTGCCCGCACAATACCAGGAACTGGTAAAACAATTGGTTGCCAATCTTCCAAAAAATGTAACGGTTACCGAAAACAACTCCTCAACAAGTTCAACTTCACTGATCGATTTTGCCAAGAGCATGTTGGGTATCCCCTATCGTTACGCTACCAGCAACCCAAAAGTTGGTTTCGATTGTTCTGGTTTTGTAAGTTATGTATTCAGCAATTTTGGTTTTAAGGTCCCACGTTCTTCACGCGAGTTTAGCTATGCGGGTAAAGAAACCAGCTTAGAAAATGCCAAAGTAGGTGATGTTTTGATTTTTACAGGCAGTAATTCAAGAATAAGAAGAATCGGTCACGTTGGAATTGTTTATTCGATTGATGAAAACGGAATCAAATTTATCCACGCTTCTTCAGGCAAAGCACATCAGGTAACCATTACCGATCTAGATGGTCATTACAAAGCCCGTTTCATGAAGATCGTGAGTATCCTTTAA
- a CDS encoding DUF4870 domain-containing protein yields the protein METKSPFETNSPFKAPDSGKSAAIVSYIFLIGWLISYFAMYKDNKTSLSSYHLRQSLLLHLGIIVLNIAVTILIMIVPTALFGYLSYLIYIVYIIFIILGAVSANNGEQKALPLIGDKAQTMFPSI from the coding sequence ATGGAAACAAAATCTCCTTTTGAAACAAATTCGCCATTTAAAGCACCCGATAGTGGAAAAAGTGCGGCTATTGTTAGCTACATTTTTCTGATTGGTTGGCTGATATCGTACTTTGCGATGTACAAAGACAATAAAACGTCATTATCAAGCTATCATTTAAGACAATCATTATTGCTGCATTTGGGCATTATTGTACTTAATATAGCGGTAACGATATTGATCATGATTGTGCCAACTGCACTTTTTGGATATTTAAGTTATCTGATTTACATTGTCTATATTATTTTTATCATTTTAGGTGCGGTAAGTGCAAATAACGGAGAGCAAAAGGCTCTTCCATTAATCGGCGACAAAGCTCAAACCATGTTCCCAAGTATTTAA
- a CDS encoding flavin reductase family protein, with amino-acid sequence MLTLNTSNLTPVELQNYLQYAIAPRPICFASTIDAEGNINLSPFSFFNMFSSNPPICVFSPARRVRDNTTKHTLENVHQVKECVINIVNYDMVQQMSLASTEYAKGVNEFEKAGFTMLKSDLVQPPRVAEAPVQFECVVNDVISLGDNHGAGNLILAEIKVIHINEEILDENGRIDQHKIDLVARLGGDWYCRVTNDNLFKVAKPLAKLGIGVDRLPQSVRLSKVLTGNDLGMLGNVEQIPSDEEIDLISMNPEVKEVLDATIGDNTNRERELHELAKKFLNSGEVELALKIVLL; translated from the coding sequence GTGCTAACCCTAAACACCTCCAATTTAACCCCTGTAGAACTACAAAACTACCTGCAATATGCTATCGCCCCGCGGCCGATTTGCTTTGCCTCAACCATAGATGCCGAAGGTAATATCAATTTAAGTCCCTTCAGTTTCTTTAATATGTTTAGTAGCAATCCACCGATATGTGTTTTTTCTCCTGCCCGGAGGGTGCGCGATAATACGACCAAACATACTTTAGAGAATGTTCATCAGGTAAAAGAGTGCGTCATCAATATCGTAAATTACGATATGGTGCAACAAATGAGCCTGGCCAGTACTGAATATGCGAAAGGGGTAAATGAATTTGAGAAAGCTGGTTTTACCATGCTGAAATCAGACCTGGTTCAGCCACCAAGGGTTGCCGAGGCCCCGGTACAGTTCGAATGTGTGGTGAATGATGTAATTTCGTTGGGGGATAACCACGGTGCAGGAAACCTGATTCTGGCCGAAATAAAAGTGATTCATATCAATGAGGAGATCTTAGATGAAAACGGCAGGATAGATCAGCATAAAATCGATCTGGTTGCACGTTTGGGTGGCGATTGGTATTGCAGGGTTACAAACGATAATTTGTTTAAAGTGGCAAAACCTTTGGCCAAACTGGGTATTGGAGTAGACCGTTTACCACAATCAGTCCGCCTTTCGAAAGTATTAACCGGAAACGATTTGGGCATGCTCGGTAATGTTGAACAAATACCAAGTGATGAAGAAATTGATCTGATCAGCATGAATCCAGAAGTAAAAGAAGTGCTCGATGCCACCATTGGCGATAATACCAACCGCGAAAGGGAACTGCATGAGCTGGCTAAGAAATTCCTGAATAGCGGAGAGGTAGAACTTGCTTTAAAGATCGTTTTGCTTTAA
- a CDS encoding aromatic amino acid hydroxylase → MSHFNDFNNAQVAKLPNHLKQFIVAQNYEKYTPIDQAVWRYVMRQNYSYLKNVAYYPYIKGLQRAGLSIEYIPDLQTMNDNLGKIGWGAVTVDGFIPPAAFMEYQAYRVLVIAADIRQINHIEYTPAPDIIHESAGHAPIIADTDYNNYLSYFGSIGAKAMFSAKDFELYEAIRKLSILKEAVDADEFQIAKAEKELRYISENMGDPSEMALLGRLHWWTVEYGLIGTLENPKIYGAGLLSSIGESASCMQSDVIKLWYNIDTINYAYDITKPQPQLFVTETFQNLIDVLEEFANTMAFRKGGSESIMKAIACKNVATAVYSSGLQVSGVFTDMGINPDDEVTFIKTTGQSALAINNKQLAGHGKDYHEDGFSSPVGRLKGAEKPFEDYSSLELQSLNIIKGEKTELTFESGIKVVGVVKDIITEKDKLILIAFSDCTVTESNENILFKPEWGIYDMAVGDKIVSVFNGAADKDAYEEITLISVEKTHKITYDDKTLKLHALYKTVRKIRESGENLEQLGGIFAKLKTDHRQDWLCALEILEIIYHKKIYHQLEKEIQVYLEIKAGKEIDHTKLINDGLHVIKNPVSQLLVED, encoded by the coding sequence ATGAGCCATTTTAATGATTTTAATAATGCGCAGGTAGCCAAATTGCCCAACCATTTAAAGCAATTTATTGTTGCCCAGAATTACGAAAAGTACACGCCTATCGATCAAGCGGTATGGCGTTATGTAATGCGCCAGAATTACAGTTATCTTAAAAATGTTGCTTATTACCCTTATATAAAAGGCTTGCAGCGGGCCGGTTTGAGTATCGAATACATTCCTGATCTGCAAACGATGAATGATAACCTGGGCAAAATTGGCTGGGGAGCGGTTACGGTTGATGGCTTTATTCCACCTGCAGCTTTTATGGAATACCAGGCTTACCGCGTTTTGGTTATTGCGGCTGATATCCGCCAGATTAACCACATTGAATATACACCCGCACCCGATATTATCCACGAAAGCGCTGGTCATGCGCCTATTATTGCCGATACCGATTACAATAATTACCTGAGTTATTTTGGCTCAATAGGTGCAAAAGCAATGTTTTCGGCAAAGGATTTTGAACTGTATGAGGCCATCAGAAAACTTTCAATTTTGAAAGAGGCTGTGGATGCAGACGAATTTCAGATTGCGAAAGCAGAAAAGGAACTGCGTTATATCAGCGAAAACATGGGCGACCCTTCTGAAATGGCCTTACTGGGCCGCCTCCATTGGTGGACAGTTGAATATGGATTAATCGGCACTTTGGAGAATCCAAAAATTTATGGTGCCGGATTGCTGTCGTCGATAGGTGAAAGTGCAAGCTGCATGCAAAGCGATGTGATAAAACTTTGGTACAATATTGATACGATTAATTACGCTTATGATATTACTAAACCGCAGCCACAACTCTTTGTAACCGAAACTTTCCAAAACCTGATTGATGTATTGGAAGAATTTGCCAATACCATGGCTTTTAGAAAAGGTGGATCGGAGAGTATTATGAAAGCAATTGCCTGTAAAAATGTAGCCACTGCAGTTTACAGTTCGGGCTTGCAGGTAAGCGGTGTATTTACCGATATGGGCATTAACCCTGATGATGAAGTAACTTTTATTAAAACTACAGGCCAATCTGCACTGGCCATTAACAATAAACAATTGGCTGGGCATGGTAAAGATTACCACGAAGATGGCTTTTCGTCACCTGTTGGCCGTTTAAAAGGAGCAGAAAAACCATTTGAGGATTATAGTTCATTAGAACTACAATCTTTGAACATTATTAAAGGGGAGAAAACTGAACTTACGTTTGAAAGCGGAATTAAAGTTGTGGGAGTAGTGAAGGATATTATTACCGAGAAAGATAAACTGATTTTAATTGCCTTTAGCGATTGTACGGTTACCGAAAGTAACGAAAACATCCTGTTTAAACCAGAATGGGGTATATACGACATGGCTGTGGGGGATAAAATTGTTTCTGTTTTTAACGGAGCTGCGGATAAAGATGCCTATGAGGAGATTACTTTGATCAGTGTAGAGAAAACGCACAAAATTACCTATGATGATAAAACCTTAAAACTGCATGCTTTATACAAAACAGTAAGGAAAATTAGGGAAAGTGGTGAAAACCTGGAGCAACTTGGCGGGATTTTCGCAAAATTGAAGACAGACCACAGGCAGGATTGGCTTTGCGCGTTGGAAATACTCGAAATTATTTACCACAAAAAAATCTATCATCAATTGGAAAAGGAAATTCAGGTATATCTTGAAATTAAAGCCGGCAAAGAGATAGACCATACGAAATTGATTAATGATGGCTTACATGTGATCAAGAATCCGGTAAGCCAGCTACTTGTGGAAGATTGA
- a CDS encoding homogentisate 1,2-dioxygenase produces the protein MPIYHKLGQIPAKRHTVFRKPDGNLYAEELVSTEGFSSLYSLVYHCHPPTIVKHLGEPYSVEPKIAREKHLKHTSLIGFKIKPEDDFLKSRKPILVNSDLHIVLAAPKKSMTDYFYKNSQADEMIFVHEGSGKLKTGFGEIKFSYGDYLIIPRGTIYQMEFDNEQNRLFIVESFSPLRPPKRYLNQFGQLMEHSPYCERDLRLPENMQTHDEYGDFKVLIKKQGLIYPYTYGTHPFDYVGWDGYHYPYAFSIHDFEPITGRLHQPPPVHQTFEGHNFVVCSFVPRKYDYHPDSIPAPYNHSNVDSDEVLYYVDGDFMSRKNVVKGQITLHPGGIPHGPHPGTVEKSIGKEKTDELAVMIDPFKPLMLTQDALDIEDENYHKSWQINVE, from the coding sequence ATGCCTATTTATCACAAATTAGGGCAAATTCCAGCTAAACGCCATACGGTTTTCCGCAAACCCGATGGAAATCTTTATGCCGAAGAATTGGTATCAACCGAAGGTTTTTCCAGTTTGTACTCGCTGGTTTATCATTGCCATCCGCCAACCATTGTAAAACATTTGGGCGAGCCCTATAGCGTAGAACCAAAAATTGCCCGCGAGAAACACCTGAAACACACGAGTTTGATCGGTTTTAAGATTAAACCGGAAGATGACTTTTTAAAAAGCCGTAAACCGATATTGGTGAATAGCGACCTGCACATCGTGCTGGCGGCTCCTAAAAAATCGATGACGGATTATTTCTATAAGAACAGTCAGGCCGATGAGATGATTTTTGTGCACGAGGGTTCCGGAAAACTGAAAACAGGTTTTGGAGAAATTAAGTTTAGCTATGGCGATTACCTCATTATTCCAAGGGGAACCATTTACCAGATGGAGTTTGACAATGAGCAAAACAGGTTGTTTATTGTAGAAAGTTTTAGTCCGTTAAGACCGCCAAAAAGATATTTAAATCAGTTTGGACAGTTAATGGAGCATTCTCCTTACTGCGAACGCGATTTAAGGTTACCTGAAAACATGCAAACCCACGATGAATACGGCGATTTTAAGGTATTGATTAAAAAACAGGGATTAATATACCCCTATACTTATGGTACACATCCTTTTGATTATGTAGGCTGGGATGGCTACCATTATCCTTACGCTTTCTCGATCCACGATTTTGAGCCGATAACCGGCCGCTTACACCAACCCCCTCCGGTACACCAAACTTTTGAAGGGCACAATTTTGTAGTCTGCTCTTTTGTGCCGCGCAAATATGATTACCATCCCGATTCTATCCCCGCGCCTTATAACCATAGCAATGTAGATAGTGATGAAGTACTTTATTATGTTGACGGTGACTTTATGAGTCGCAAAAATGTGGTTAAAGGACAAATTACTTTACACCCTGGCGGTATCCCACATGGACCACACCCGGGAACCGTAGAAAAATCAATCGGGAAAGAAAAAACAGATGAACTGGCCGTGATGATCGACCCTTTTAAACCTTTAATGCTTACGCAGGATGCATTGGATATTGAGGATGAGAATTACCATAAAAGCTGGCAGATTAACGTAGAATAA
- a CDS encoding GtrA family protein — translation MRNAILAVIDFFHPPFKKFISLHNFRYLATGGGTLLLGILSYYFAYFFIFKTEEVNFGVIVLQRETASLLVDYAVAIPTSFLLNKYVIFTHSELKGRVQLFRFMNLQFINILANYVLLKFLLELLRDYPTLSMLSRIVVSVLMALFSYLYQHYFTFSVKKIGDKKGKKD, via the coding sequence ATGCGTAACGCCATTTTAGCCGTCATAGATTTTTTTCATCCTCCGTTTAAAAAATTTATTTCTTTACATAATTTCAGGTATCTGGCTACTGGTGGTGGCACTTTATTATTGGGCATTTTAAGTTATTATTTTGCCTACTTTTTCATCTTTAAAACTGAGGAGGTAAACTTTGGGGTAATTGTGCTGCAAAGGGAAACGGCATCGTTATTGGTAGATTATGCAGTCGCCATCCCAACCAGCTTTTTGCTTAATAAATACGTCATATTTACGCATAGCGAGCTGAAAGGCCGGGTACAACTTTTTAGGTTTATGAACCTCCAGTTCATTAATATCCTGGCTAATTACGTATTACTGAAGTTTTTACTGGAGCTTTTACGCGATTACCCAACGTTATCAATGCTTTCGAGGATTGTGGTTTCGGTTTTAATGGCGCTATTCAGCTATTTGTACCAGCATTACTTTACATTTAGCGTAAAAAAAATCGGGGATAAAAAAGGGAAAAAGGATTAA